DNA from Kitasatospora acidiphila:
GGGCGGCCGCCGGACCGCGGTACGCCGGGTCAGCGGGCGGCGCGCGCCGCCCGAGTGCGCCAGGGCAGCTCCACGGTCACCGTGGTGGGGCCGCCCGCCGGGCTCTCCACCAGGAAGACCCCGTCCACCGAGCCGACCCGCTCGGCCAGGCCGGCCAGCCCGCCGCCCGGTCGCGGATCGGCCCCGCCCCGGCCGTCGTCGCTGACCTGGAGCATCAGCCGGTCCGCCGAGCGCCACACGTCCACCGCGGCGTGCCGGGCGGCGGCGTGCTTGGAGGTGTTGGTGAGCAACTCGCTGACGGTGAAGTACGCGATCCCCTCGACCGCCGAGTCCGGGCGCTCGGGGCTGCCGTCCGGGCCGGACAGGTCGACGTTGACCCGCACCCCGCCGGGCACCGTGCAGCGGGCCGCCACCGAGGAGAGCGCCGCGTCCAGGCCGCGGTCGGTGAGCACCGCCGGATGGATGCCGCGGGCCAGATCGCGCAACTCCTGCAGGGCCAGCTTCACCTCGCCGTGGGCGGAGCCGACCATCTGCGCGGCCGAGGCCTGCTCCGGCGACAGCTCGGTGTCCAGCAGCTTCTCCTTGGCCAGGCCCAGGTCCATGGCCAGCGCCACCAGGCGGGCCTGGGCGCCGTCGTGCAGGTCCCGCTCGATCCGGCGCAGGTCGGCGGCGGCGGTGTCGACCACCGCGCCGCGGTCCTCCTCCAGCTCGCGCACCCGCACCGTCAGCTCGCTGGGCGCCAGCAGCAGCTCCACCAGCACCCGGTGCGCCACCGCCAGATAGCGCACGGCGAACGGCAGCAGCGGGAAGCACGCCACCAGCAGCACCAGCGTGACGGTGAAGCTGATGATCCCCCAGGGCAGCATCAGCAGGCAGTAGAGCGCCGAGCGCCAGCTCAGGCCGTCGGCCAGCGCGGCGATCACCCGGCCCGCGGTGCCCGGGCGGGACGGCGGCCGCAGCGGCTCCGGCTCCTCGACCCGGGCGCCGAGCGCGACCCGGGCCCGGCGGCGGGCCACGGCGCCGAGCCCGCGGCAGCCGCGCAGGCCCACCGCGAGGATCGGCAGCCCGATGACGGTGACGCTCAGCGAGGTGCCGACCGAGAAGGTGACCACGGTGAACAGGAAGCCGGCGATGCCGAAGGGCAGGCCGAGCAGGTGGTGGCGGGCCTCGCGCCACATCTGCGCACCGTAGAGCGGTCTGGCCATCGTCTGCCGTCCATTCGTTCGTATGGCTGGGACAGCCAAGCTTGGCGGGTCGCGGCGGCCCGGCGCACGGGGGTCGGCGCCCGAAGTTGTGGGGGGTTAACCCCACCGCGGCGGACTTGACGGGACATGGAGATCGTCTTGCGGATCGTCTCGCAGGTCGGGCAGGGTGCCGGGGGGCCATGGCAGTGGCCATAGACTCACGTCATACCGAAGGTTATGGATCAGGTAAAAACCGCTGGAGGCGTACGCATGGAGGGGCCACGGGCCGCCGCCCTCGCGGCCGACCCCACGCTGGGGAGCGGGTACTTCGACGCCTATGCGGCGATCGGCCTGCTCGCGGTGGTCGGAGTGCTCTTCGTGGCGGTCGCGTTCAGCGCCAACCGGCTGCTGCGCCCGGTGATCTACTCGCCGGAGAAGCTGCTCACCTACGAGTGCGGGGTGGACCCGGTCGGCGAGGGCTGGGCGCACACCCAGATCCGGTACTACATCTATGCCTTCCTCTATGTGATCTTCGCGGTGGACGCGATCTACCTGTTCCCGTGGGCGACGGTGTTCGCCGCCGCGGGCTACGGCGCGGGGACGCTGGTGGAGATGTTCGTCTTCCTCGGCTTCCTCGCGGTGGGGCTGCTCTACGCCTGGAAGAAGGGCGTTCTGGAATGGACGTGACCCACACCCACAGCCACAGCCACGGCTCGGCGGACGGCCTGGTGCCGCTCGGACTGCCGGACCCGGCCCGGCCCGGCCCGGGGGCGCTGGAGCAGCGCCGACTCGGCCCGCTGGCCCGGCTCGCCCCGGACCCGGTCAAGATGGTGCTCAATTGGGGGCGCCGCTACAGCCTCTGGGTCTTCAACTTCGGCCTGGCCTGCTGCGCGATCGAGTTCATCGCCGCCTCGATGGCCAAGCACGACTTCATCCGGATGGGTGTGATCCCGTTCGCCCCGGGCCCCCGGCAGGCCGATCTGATGATCGTCTCCGGGACCGTGACGGACAAGATGGCGCCCGCCGTCAAGCGGCTCTACGAGCAGATGCCGGAGCCCAAGTACGTCATCTCGTTCGGAGCCTGCTCCAACTCGGGCGGGCCGTACTGGGACTCCTACTCGGTCACCAAGGGCGTCGACCAGATCATCCCGGTCGACGTCTACGTGCCCGGCTGCCCGCCGCGGCCCGAGGCGCTGCTGCAGGGCATCCTCAAGCTGCAGGAGAAGATCGCCGAGGAGTCGCTGGCCGAGCGCTACACCGGGCCCTCGACCGGCGCGCTGCGCCGCCCGCTGCTGCCCGGCCCCGGGGGTGCGCAGTGACCGCCGCACTGGATCCGGAGCGGACCGCCGCCGTCGTCGGCCCGTGGGCGACGGCCGCCGAGGCATATGAGCTGCTCACCGTGGACGTGCCCGCCGAGCACTGGATCGAGGCGCTGACCGCGGCCCGGGACGGCTTGGAGTTGGCCTTCTTCGACTGGCTGAGCGCGGTGGACGAGCTGGCCGAGGGCTTCTCGGTCAGCGCCCACCTGGCCGCCGTGGGCGAGCCCGGGACGGTGCGGCACCTGCTGCTGCGCACCCGGGTGCCGCGCGACGGCGCCGCGCTGCCGACCGCCGTCGGGGTCTACGCCGGGGCCGGCTGGCACGAGCGCGAGACCACCGAGATGTTCGGCATCGAGTTCACCGGGCACCCGCACCCGGTGCCGCTGCTGCTGCCGGACGGCTTCGAGGGCCACCCGCTGCGCAAGGAGTTCGTGCTGGCGGCCCGGGTCGCCAAGGCCTGGCCGGGCGCCAAGGAGCCCGGCGAGAGCGATCACGGGGACGGGCCCGCGCGGCGCAAGATGCAGCCGGCCGGGGTGCCCGACCCGAACGAGTGGGGTCCGCTCAAGGGCACCCTGCCGCCGGTCGCCGAGCGCCCGGCGCGGGCGGCTCGCGGGCCGCGCGCGGCAGCGGGGGCGGCGGCCGGGGCGGCAGCCGGCGCCGAGGGCACCCGCCCGGTGCGGGCGGACCGGCCGCGGCGCAACCGCAGCATCACCGACGGCTCGGCCAGCCAGGCCGCACCCGCCGACAAGCCCGCCGACAAGCCCGCCGAGGCGCCCGGCACCGAGGCACCCGGGACCGAGGCGCCCAAGGTGGCCCGGACGCAGAGCGCGGACGCCCCGTGGCACTCCCCGGTGCCCGCCTACGACGAGCCCTCGACACCGGCCAAGCCCGAGAAGTCGGCGGAGCCGACGTCCGATGCGCCGGCTGCCGAACCCGAGAAGCCCGAGAAGCCCGAGGACACCCAGGCCCCCGAGGACAACCAGAACGGAGACAGCGCGTGAACCTGCTCGACACGCTGCTGCGCTGCGTCGCGGTGCTGGTGGTCTTCATGACCCTCCCGCTGGTGATCGGCCAGACCGAGCACAAGGTGATGGCCCACATGCAGGGCCGGCTCGGCCCGATGTACGCGGGCGGCTTCCACGGCTGGGCCCAGCTGGTGGCCGACGGCGTGAAGTTCGCGCAGAAGGAGGACGTGGTCCCGGCCGGCGCCGACCGCCGCGTCTTCCAGCTGGC
Protein-coding regions in this window:
- a CDS encoding sensor histidine kinase, with product MARPLYGAQMWREARHHLLGLPFGIAGFLFTVVTFSVGTSLSVTVIGLPILAVGLRGCRGLGAVARRRARVALGARVEEPEPLRPPSRPGTAGRVIAALADGLSWRSALYCLLMLPWGIISFTVTLVLLVACFPLLPFAVRYLAVAHRVLVELLLAPSELTVRVRELEEDRGAVVDTAAADLRRIERDLHDGAQARLVALAMDLGLAKEKLLDTELSPEQASAAQMVGSAHGEVKLALQELRDLARGIHPAVLTDRGLDAALSSVAARCTVPGGVRVNVDLSGPDGSPERPDSAVEGIAYFTVSELLTNTSKHAAARHAAVDVWRSADRLMLQVSDDGRGGADPRPGGGLAGLAERVGSVDGVFLVESPAGGPTTVTVELPWRTRAARAAR
- a CDS encoding NADH-quinone oxidoreductase subunit A, producing MEGPRAAALAADPTLGSGYFDAYAAIGLLAVVGVLFVAVAFSANRLLRPVIYSPEKLLTYECGVDPVGEGWAHTQIRYYIYAFLYVIFAVDAIYLFPWATVFAAAGYGAGTLVEMFVFLGFLAVGLLYAWKKGVLEWT
- a CDS encoding NADH-quinone oxidoreductase subunit B yields the protein MDVTHTHSHSHGSADGLVPLGLPDPARPGPGALEQRRLGPLARLAPDPVKMVLNWGRRYSLWVFNFGLACCAIEFIAASMAKHDFIRMGVIPFAPGPRQADLMIVSGTVTDKMAPAVKRLYEQMPEPKYVISFGACSNSGGPYWDSYSVTKGVDQIIPVDVYVPGCPPRPEALLQGILKLQEKIAEESLAERYTGPSTGALRRPLLPGPGGAQ
- a CDS encoding NADH-quinone oxidoreductase subunit C — encoded protein: MTAALDPERTAAVVGPWATAAEAYELLTVDVPAEHWIEALTAARDGLELAFFDWLSAVDELAEGFSVSAHLAAVGEPGTVRHLLLRTRVPRDGAALPTAVGVYAGAGWHERETTEMFGIEFTGHPHPVPLLLPDGFEGHPLRKEFVLAARVAKAWPGAKEPGESDHGDGPARRKMQPAGVPDPNEWGPLKGTLPPVAERPARAARGPRAAAGAAAGAAAGAEGTRPVRADRPRRNRSITDGSASQAAPADKPADKPAEAPGTEAPGTEAPKVARTQSADAPWHSPVPAYDEPSTPAKPEKSAEPTSDAPAAEPEKPEKPEDTQAPEDNQNGDSA